The Pan troglodytes isolate AG18354 chromosome 19, NHGRI_mPanTro3-v2.0_pri, whole genome shotgun sequence region GGCGcctatactcaggaggctgaggcacgagaatctcttgagcctcggaggcagaggttgcagtgagctgaaatcgcaccactgcactccagcttgggtgacagagtgagactccatctcaaaaaaaaaaggactggaaTAATAGACAATGGAGATTCAGAACAATGCAGGGTCTGAGGGGGGTGGACaatgaaaaattacttaatggggACAGTGTACATTACTCAGACGAGGGATACTTTAAAAGCCCTGTCTTGACCACTATGCAATCTATATGTGTAACAGAATCGCACAGGTACCCCATTAGTtgtacaaataaaagtaaataaaatttttaatttgtcttacaaaaaataaatttaaaaaaaagaaagatggatgGGTCATGGGTCCCAGGCCAGATGACCATAACAACAACCCCTTGGCAAAGTACAGTGAGTAAGCGTACATGTGGAGTCACACTGAGCTGGGTGCAAATTTATCTcgtctgagcctctgtttcccctTGTCTGTGGAATGGTGGTCATAATGGTAGCTGCATCATAGCTATCGTTCTAGGGTCTAGATTAGATAATGcatggcacatggtaggcacaCCGTGTTTGCCTTGATGTTAAAAAGACAGCAGCTTCTCCCTACTTATGATTTAATAGCTCCATTAGTCATTGATGCCCCTACTCCCAGCAGGGTTCTTCACCACTCTGTCCCCTTGCATGAGTCGCTCTCAAGTTTCATCATCATCTTGACCAGACCAGCAGGGGAAGGAAACTGGCCTGCCTCGCTAATTGTGGACATTCCACGCCCCTCTGGTGTATGCTGACCCGGAGGCATTCAGGGTGGCTGAATTAGGTGGAGGAGGATGGTGGGGGGCGACAGTGTCGTCCCCTCCTCTCCCTAAGAGTCACCAGCCATGCCTCAACCAACAGTTCAGTGCTTGCAGGTTTCTTTGGAACCTTTTCAGAAGAATCTACAATCTGAACTCAGAGCTCAGGCTTCTCACACATCATCCTATCTCTGcaactgctgctgctgccaccacatCCACTGTGATCCTGAGACCCACCCACCTTCCTCCTTTAGAGGCAGTCGTCCCAGATTAGCAGGGGACCGCGCTATCTTTTTCTGGGCTTCTCGTGAGCTGACTAAGGCAGAAGGCTGCACTGGCTGTGCGGATTGAAAGCCACGGTCACTCCCGTCCCATCCTCCAAACTCCTAGCAGTAGTGGGCAAAGTGAGCGCACAGTCTCTATCAGCGGCACTTGAATCTTCCGCCACGAGAGGGCACCAGAGAGCAAGGTGAAAGCAGAAGCTCCGGGTGGTCATTCTTCTCCCGCGACCAAGCAGCACCCCCGGCTTGGCAGGGGTGTGTGTTAGTAGTCACAGCTGGAGGGCCAAAGCACAGTGACCACCATCCGCAACCAAAGCTACAGAAAAAAAGTGTCCCAAGGACCTTCCCAATCAAGCCAGAggtgcacagccctagatccagCTAGGGTTGCCAGGTAAAACATAGGACACCCAGTTAAGTTTAAATTTTAGATAAACGTCAAAtagttttaatataaatatgttcCTATGCAATATTTTGGACATGCTTAAAATTATCTGTTGTATATCCAAAGTTCAAATTAAACTGGGGCatcctgtttttgttgtttcttatgtatttgttttgttaaatCTGGCCACCCTAGACTCAAACTTTGCCAGGTGTGGTAGACAAAAAAATGCACTGGTGCCCCCCCAAACACCTGCCCACAGGCCACCAGAAATGGAGGTAAGCCTCTGGTGCTGGGCTTTCTGGAGTCCACTGGAAACCCAGCCCAAGCGGACAGGTGAGGTGAGGGAAAACGGAGGTGCTCTGGCTCTGACATGGCACCTGCAGACACACTGAGAGCTGAGAGCCATATTCACGTTCGACCATCCTTTATTCGCTGGCTTGTCTTCCCAAGCCTAGGTCAGGAACCAAACCACATTTCCCAGCCTGCTGTGCATGGTTCCGTCCATCCTAGAAGTCGCAGCCATCCACCCATTCAGTGAGGTCTTTTCCCTGGCAGTGATGCCTCCAGGCCTCCCTGAGGATGGAGAACAGGGAAGAGGAGAGATCATATCAGCTGCAGTTGCCAGTCACCGCCCAGAGAAGAACAGGAAGGAGAGTGTGGTCTCTAAACCAGAAGTGAGGAAGGAAAGGGGTTTGTTCCCTGCTGCTGCCCACCAGTCCTAACCATACCACCACTGCGGGGCTCCAGCCCAAGTTACTTACCAGTAACCCAGACCCCGAGGCTCTTGGGTTATCTTCATGGCACAGATAACGGTATCCTTGAGATTAGGATTCAACAAATCTGGGGTGATAGGCAGAGAAACACAATGAAAGAACAGGAGAcatccaggtgtgtgtgtgtgtgtgagagagtgtgtatctgtctgtctctctctctctctctacacacacacacacacacacactccactcGCCTAAATCCAATCCTGTCTCAACCACTCCAGAAGCACAGGTACAACCCTATCCCTCTCCCCCTCCATCAGAAACAATCCTCCCTCCATTCCTGTAGCCCTAAGGCAGTCTCCTATCTGGGACCCCAATTCAGACTGATGGAAGACCTACCTTCATCCCTTGTCCCATCTCCCTCTCCTCCGTGGGCCCAGCCTGATGTGGGGGAACCCTCACTCAGAGATGGGGGTAGCAAACTAAACTGGGAATGGAACAAAAGCTAATGCAGGGCCTGACTCCTGCCAGCCCTGGGCCCAGGCCCAGCTACCTGAGCAGTACATCTGGCACACGTTGGGGACGTTCGGGGTGAGGTTGCTGCACCACCTCCGGCTGTTGATCTGGAAGATCCCGTTGTTGGTGCTCCCATCAGCCTCGTAGTCCAAAGCAGCTGCGTTGAAACCGCTTGTGAAATAAGCAAGGCAGACCCCTGCATAGGGCAGAGCATAGGCCTGGGGGTCAGATGGTTACAGCCACCCCAGACCAGGGTGCTCACTGCACAGGTCCCACGCTGGCTCCACCGAGCCTCTCCTGCCTGATCAAGGTGATTGGGGCAGGTGCCCTCCCACCTGCTTTGCAAACCAATCAATCGAGGCTTAGAGGTGCACAGAAGACTCACCCAGGGTCCCGTCCAGCTACCAAATAGCATGGGTTGGGGCTGGCCTCAGGCCTCTTGACTTTTAGCCCAGCAGTCTTCCCATTATCTCATTGTTCAGCACATAGTAGGGCCCaataaatttgttgaatgaatctaCAAGcgctaaatctttttttttttttttttgagacggagtctcactctgttgcccaggctgcagtgtagtggcgtgatctcagctcactgcaacctctgcctcccgggttcaagcaattctcctgtctcagcctcccaagcagctgggattataggtagctgccaccatgcccagctaatttttgtatttttagtagagacggggtttcgccatattggcctggctggtctcgaactcctgacctcagagtgatccacctgccttggcctcccaaagtgctgggattacaggcctgagccactgcacccagcctacaagTGCTAAATCTTCAGTAACAAGATTAGGAAGACCCAGGTGGAATCTATAGAGGGTGCTCGACCTGTTAGAAAGATGAGCCCCGGTATGACTGCCCTTCCCACATGCCCATCTAAAACTGCCACCAGCTTGAAAAGTTTGGCATGACTGCtctgttcagtttttcttttctaatttcagaaggaatgtctGATCCTTGTGGCCATAGTTAAGTTTAGGGGACTGAGCTGTTTGTTTCCTTTGACCCCAACTTTAGCAGCAGGGGAAAATGAAGGGGTGACTCCAATTTGGTTGCCTGCTGCCTGCCTACTGCGTGTTTTACTCCGTGCTGGCTGTTCTCTACCTGCCATCTCAAATCATCTTCAGTTTACAGAAGGGCTCTAAAAGCTCCCGAAGCCACAGCCCTTGaatgagaaggagagagggagggaaagagggagggaggtgtgGGGAAGTCAGGGCCCGCCAGGGAGAGGGGTTCTCACAGTCAGCCAGGCTGTATCCCCGGTATCCGTCCAGCCCGAAGTCATGTAGCACTCTGGCCAGTTCACAACGACCGTAGAGCTTGGCCTCACTGGAGGGTAGCAGGCAGCTGAGCAGACAGACCAGGGCCAACAACATGATCCCAGCTGGGCACCACCGCCTTCTGAGAGCCCTGCTCCTGGCTTCTATGCCGGCGGCAGAGGTGGAGCCACCACCACTCTGGCTCAGAGCTGAGCTTTGGGATGACAGGCAGCTCACCAGCCTCCGTGGTCCACTCacagaaggagaagaaacaggGCTTGAGTGCACCCCtgggaaaggggagaggagagaaggggtgggCAGAAGGCCAGGCTCCAGCAGCACGTATCAGCCCCCTTGCATTCCTGATCAGCATCACCCTGACCCCGAGACCagcccctctccttccccatccTGCTTCACACCACCCAGGCCAGAGACAGGAAGAAAACTAACCTATTGTAAGCTCCATATTACACGTTACGGATTATTTAGACCTGAGGCCCAAGATTTTACAACTAGGAAGGGGCGAAGTTTGGATGGAGACAAAGTTCTATAAATCCAAAGCCCCACTGAGCAGATGCCCCCGGAGGGGATGGCCACGCGGTGTGTTCATGGGTCTCTCAGCCCAACTGTCAAGGGACAGCCCTTCTGGCATTGACCCTCCATCTCCAGATCTTAACTGAAATAAGGTCTCCCCCAGAACACTGTTCCCCTGTAGCCCGCTCAAGGGGAAGCTGCTCTTTCTCCACACACAAGACCCCAAGATGTTCCGAGAgtctcctccacccccaccaccacttcTAAACCATAACCTGCAAAAAGCCCTTCTCCCTGGAAGCCCAGCCTGCCTGTCTGGTTTGACCTCCCTGCCCTGTCATCATTGGCTGTGTGTGGCCAGTCCCCCAAATCACAGAGGACATTAGCACCTGGGTGTCACAGCATCAGGGCTCCTTCATCTCCCCAGACCTAGTCCCCTCCAGTTCCTCTGTGTCTCAGCCAGTCCCTCCCCTGCCCTGGTCATCCCTGCTTCTTGTCCTCACCCGCATTTCCCCACCTCTGTGAGCTCCTATCCCATTGCCCACCACCTCTGACAAGCCTTCTCATGCCTCTCTTGACCTCTGCGCCTCCACACCTGCTCTCCGCCTTCACAGAGTCAAAAAGTGAAAGAGTTGTACAAACTCTTGTTTGTGCCAATTGGTGTCCCTGGTCTCCAACCTCCACGGGACCTTGAATGCCCCCGAGGATGACAAACTGGTTGAGGTCATGGCTTTGCAGCAAGGTTCGGGATGGAAGCCCCCCTCTGCTCCTTGCTCCATCTCTGACTTTGGGCCCTCCCTGAGGCTtgtttcttcctctataaaatgaggacGTGAGTAACACCTGCCGCATATGATTGTtggaagaataaatgagaaaaggcGTGGGCACAGCTTAGCTCTTGGCACTAAAAATAAGTGAGTTGTTGTTTCTGTTATGAACTACAACTAGCACTGGTACTCGCGCTTGTCTCTGCTCAGACTTCTCTCTCCCATTTCCCTCACAGGAAATGAAAACCCTCAGTATTGTCCTTTAGCACGCCACGCTGTCCCACCCCTTGGCTCTCAGAACATGATCTCGTCTCCTGCTGCACTAAGAAAAGCAAGGTGCTCACTTGTggaatttcttcctctttctgcctTAGCCCTGCTCACTTGCAAACTCATCAGTAGCCTCCTCGCCCTCATCTCCACCCCATCATTGTTTGGGTGCGGGGCCTCCAATCTCATGCAGGCCCATCTTCCCTCTAAGCTCTAGATTTGTCCTTCCCATCACCAAGCCTTGCTCCATCCGTTGTCCCTCCTCTCCCGGCACGCTAGCACCGttcccctcctgctcctccttccccTGCTCGTAGAGACTTTCTCAGTCTCCATCTTCTAAATGCCTTCTCTCAAGTCTCATGCTGACTGGTACTCCCTTGTCTCTTTCCCCCTCTTCTCGCCCAAACTCCTGGGGAAAATTACCACTTTCTCCCCTCCCACTTgttttccaacctggtgaattgGCCTCCCTGCCACCACCGCGCGCTGAAACTGCTCTGCGGGTCCAAGGAGGCCCCCTTCGACTCTGTCTTATGGGAGCTCTCAGCTGTACTCATGCTGTCCGCCACCCGCTGTTGAAAGGCTTGCCTCTCCTGGTTTCCACGATGCTCCCTTCTCCCAggtttcctcctccctctctggcTGACTCTCCTCCTTATCCTCCGTGGAATTCACTTCTGCCCAGGCCATAAACGCTGATATGCTTTCTAAGGCCTTCCTGCCTTGAGCCCTCTTCTCTTCCACTTTGAGGAAACCCCCTGGGCAGCCCTGCTGTTAGCCACCGCCTGAAGGCTGGCAACCCCTGTGGCATCTTCCCCAAGACCTCAGAGGCAGCTACTGGCAGGACACTTCCACTTGAATGCCCTGCAGGCACCTCAAACCCAGCACATCTAAACAGAACCACTGTTCCCATCAATGCCTGCTTCTGCCTTGTGACTTTCCTTATGTGCTTTAAAACATGATGGGCCACACATTTACCCAAACTGGAAATATGAATGTCATTCTTCACTCCTTCCCCATGACATCTTTCACCCAGTTCCAACCAATCAGTCCCAATGTCCTGTGGATTCCACCTTCCCTCCGAGAGCACCGTCCTTTCCTAGGTTCACACCTCCATCCTGGCTTCCTTCATGGTCTCCTTGTATCATGTCTCAACCACTCTTCCAAGCTATTCTATACACATCCATCAGAAcaaatttgttaaatgaaaagcCCAGCCCTGTGACACCTTGGATGGCTCCCACCATAACTGCCCCTTCGAGGTCCACACGGCCCTTCACGACCCTTCACAGCCCAGCCCTGCGGCCCACTCCCTCATTCACACGTTATGTTTCAGCAGTGCCACCTTGTTCTCTCACAATGACCTTGCTCTCTAGAACATTCACCCCCTCCTTTCCTCTACATGGTTAACTCTGACTCATACTTGAAGGGTCTTATCAGAGGTGTGTTCCCCAGTGAGAGTCTCCTGGCATGCCACCACCCCCCACACTCTCACACACCCGATCTTCCACATCCTCTGTCACACGAGGCTGGAATAGATGTCAGTCTTTCCCACCACAAAGTTAACTTCTGAAGAACAGCGGCTGGTCTTATTTATCTGCATGCCTTATTTATCTGCAGAGTTGCTGGCATGGAGTAGCTGCTCTGTGGCTGCTTCTGAAACTCAAGTCCACAAAAGGCATGGCCACAGGGACATGAGACCTTCTCCTCACCGCAAGGGGAGTGAGAAGGAGGAGGCAGCCAACCTGGTGGAGTTTGTCAAGTCTTTGAACACTGTGCCAGGCCTTTCCCAGAGCTTTTCCAACTTAATCTCATCCAATCCTCTCAGCAATTGAAAGGTGTGGGGTTAATATCCCTAAGTTGTAGAGGAGGAAACTAAATTGACTGCTACACATGgactgtttttgatttttttttttttttttttttttttttttgtagaaaagtgACTTAAAAGGAATTCCATCCTGAGCATTTCACAGCAGCtccagagtttctctctctctcctctctcagctGGTCACTCTTCCAGGCCAGGATACCCCCACCCTAACCACCACCTTGTTTTTCTCCACCTGATCTCTGGCCAGACCAACCCAGGGCCCCTGTTAACAGCCccaggaagaagggaaaggggGCTCACTGATCAGGGGTGCTCTCCGCAGAGCTGAGACCATGGTGACaatggcagcagcagcagaggctcAAAACCCTGCTTCAGCTCAAGATGTCCCCCACAACCTTGCCAGGGCCCCAGGCACCCAGTGTTAAGAGAACAATGGGGAAGGCAGGCTCCAGGCCAACGGAGGGCCTTCTAGAACTCCAGCTCTGTGAGCTCATCTTCCACAAACAGCGCCACCACGGAGCTTTGATTATTAGCCCACCTGAGCCCTTCCACTCAGGGTCCAGAGGCAGAGCAGGATATCTAATCCCAGCCCCCTTGCATATCTCtgcccccccccacacacacacatacacacatgcacacacacacacacacacacacacacacacactacactgAGGGATGACACTTCCTCTCCCAACAGATCTTTCAGATGATTATCCAGGGATAATGGTGGACACCTAGGGATGGTGATGGATGCCCAGGGATGGTAGCAGGTGTGCAAGGACAGTGGTGCATGTGCAAGGATGGTAGTGGGTgcctagagatggtggtgtgtgtgcAGGGATGGTAGTGGGTGCATGGGGATGATAGTGGGTGCCCAGGGATGGTGATAGATGTGCAGGGATGGTGGTTGGTGCCCAGAAATAGTGGTGGATATgcaggcattgtggtgggtgccCAGGGACAGTGGTGGGTGTGCAAGAACAGTGGTGGATGTACAAGGATGGTAGTGGGTGCCCAGGGATGGTGGCAGATATGCAGGGATGGTGGTAGgtgcccaggcacagtggtgggtgTGCAGGGACAGTAGTGGGTGCCCAGGGATGGCAGTGGGTGCCCCAGGATGGTGGTGGGTGTGCAGGGATGTTGGTGGGTGCCCAGGCACAGTGATGGGTGTGCATGGATGGAAGTGGGTGCCCAAGGATGGTAGCAGGTGCCCCAGGATGGTGGTGCATGTGCAGGGATGGTGGTGGGTGTTCAGAGACAGTGGTGGATGTGCAGGGATGGTAGTGTTGGGTGCCCAGGGATGGTGGTGGATGTTCAGGAACGGCGGTGGGTGCGCAGAGGCAGAGGTGAGTGTGTAGGATGGTGGTCAGTGTGCAGGTACGGTGGTAAGTGTGTAAGGATAGTGGTAGATTCCCAGAGATGGTGATGTGTGCCCAAGGATTGTGGGGGATGTGCAGGGATGGGGGTAGGTGCCCAGGGATGGTGGTTGGTTCCTAGGGATGGTGGTGGTTGCCCTCTGCTTTTCCAGGCTGCCCATCTCACCATGAAGCTCCTTTGAGTGCCAGAAAGTTCTTCCTTAATGCTGAGCCACAAGCCACTCCCTTCTCCACCTGGATGATGGCCATTCGGTGTGGACAGGTGCAGGGCAAAGTTTACACTATtgaccctaaaacttaaaggacAGAGAAGTGGAAGGAAAGGGCATGTGGTGCCCACGTCTGTGTCCCACAGGAGCCTGAGTCCCACAGCACAGCAGCTAGAGCATAGGCTTTGGGGTCAGGCTGACCAGGGCTGAACACAGGCGCTAGTGACTTCCAGGTGGATGACCTAGAGAAAATAGCCTCACTTTCTGATTCCTTGATTCTCAAGCGGGGATGACAACATCAACCTCACAGGGTACTAGGAAGGCTCAATGAAACAGCAACAAAGTGCTGAGTACcccaggtgctcaataaataatagtaattacTACTAAGTGCAGAGCACAGCCATAAAAGTGTCTGGTTGCACCATGTCCACCCCACCtgtctgggccccaccccaggacAACCAAGTTAAAATTGAGGGATGGCCCAGCATCAGcaccagtatttctttttttctttcatttttttattgaggtaaGAATACTTAGTaggagatctaccctcttaacatatatttaatatgcaATCCATTATTGTTGACTGTACAGGACACTGCTGTACAGCAGCTCTCTTGAGCTCATTCATCTTGCCtgactggattttcttttttttctttttttcttttctttttttttgtttttttttttttttgttttttgagatggagtttcactcttttgccagggctagagtgaagtggcatgatctcggctcactacaacctctgccccctgcgttcaagctattctcctgcctcagcctcccaagtagctgggattacaggcatgcaccaccacgcctggctaatctttgtatttttagtagagacggggtttcaccatgttggccaggctggtctcgaactcctgacctcaggtgatccacctgccttggcctcccaaagtgctggggttacaggcgtgagccaccgcacccagccacctgTCTGGATCTTTATGCTCATTGATTAGTAACTCCCTGTTTTCTCCTCCTGCCAGCCCCTGGTGACCACCATTCCTCTCTTTGAttccatgaatttgactattctaggtacctgataaaagtagaattatttccttttctgtaactGGCATATTTCACTTTGCATATTGTCCTTAAAGCTCATCTATATTGTTGCATTTGtcagaaatttcttcttttttaaggctgaatagtattccactttgtgtgtataccacattttctttatccattcatctgtgtgtgttagctcattttgcattgctataaaggaacatCTGAGGCTGGGGaacttaataaagaaaagaagtttatttggctcacagttctgtaggctgtacaggaaatatggtgccagcatctgctgggcttctgggaggcctcaagaaggttttactcatggtggaaggtgaagggggagcaagcatgtcacatggcaggagagggagcaagagagacgGAAGGAGATGCCAggttcttttaaacaaccagctcttgcatGAACTAATAGGACGAGAGCTCACTCATTGCCACGAGGCCAGCACAaagccatttatgagggatccaccaccatgacccaaacacctcccaataggacccacctccaacactggagatcacatttcaacatgagatttggaggagacacatgTCCAAACCGTATCACCATGGATGGACACatgtttccacctcttggcttttgtgaacaatgctgcaatgaacatgtgatatggtttggctctgtgtccccacccaaatctcaacttgaattgcaatccccatgtgtcaagggaggaagctttaattcccacgtgtcaagggagggaggggaTTGGACCATGGGagggtttcccccatgctggtctcatgatagtgagtgagttctcatgagatctaatggttttctAAGCATCTGACATTTCTACCACTTGCCCTTCTCTCATTTGCCACCTTGCaaaacgtgcctgcttccccttcagccatgattgtaagtttcctgagccacctccaccagccatgtggaactgtgagttaattaaatctctttcctttataaattacccagttttgggtatttctttatagcagtgtgaaaatggactaatacagtaaattggtaccaatgtagtggggcactgctataaagataacttgaaaatgtgaaagcaattttggaactgagtaacaggcagaggttggaacaggttggagggctcagaagaagacaggaagatgtgggaaagtttggaacttcctaaagatttgttgaatggttttggccaaaatgctgatagtgatatggacaatgaagcccAGGCTCAGGCGGTCACAGATAGAGATGAGGagcttattgggaactggagcaaaagtcactcttgctatgctttagcaaagagactggtgccattttgaccctgccctggagatctgtggaactttgaacttgagagagatgatttagggtatctg contains the following coding sequences:
- the SPACA3 gene encoding sperm acrosome membrane-associated protein 3 isoform X2 — encoded protein: MVGAIQGVHSSPVSSPSVSGPRRLVSCLSSQSSALSQSGGGSTSAAGIEARSRALRRRWCPAGIMLLALVCLLSCLLPSSEAKLYGRCELARVLHDFGLDGYRGYSLADWVCLAYFTSGFNAAALDYEADGSTNNGIFQINSRRWCSNLTPNVPNVCQMYCSDLLNPNLKDTVICAMKITQEPRGLGYWEAWRHHCQGKDLTEWVDGCDF
- the SPACA3 gene encoding sperm acrosome membrane-associated protein 3 isoform X1, translating into MVSALRRAPLIRVHSSPVSSPSVSGPRRLVSCLSSQSSALSQSGGGSTSAAGIEARSRALRRRWCPAGIMLLALVCLLSCLLPSSEAKLYGRCELARVLHDFGLDGYRGYSLADWVCLAYFTSGFNAAALDYEADGSTNNGIFQINSRRWCSNLTPNVPNVCQMYCSDLLNPNLKDTVICAMKITQEPRGLGYWEAWRHHCQGKDLTEWVDGCDF